A single region of the Cyanobacteria bacterium FACHB-DQ100 genome encodes:
- a CDS encoding high light inducible protein — protein MTAETPKPEVQTPEEQPAFGWTRYAELINGRFAMIGFVALLILQFVTRQDFFTWLGF, from the coding sequence ATGACTGCTGAAACTCCCAAACCTGAAGTCCAAACCCCTGAAGAACAGCCAGCTTTCGGTTGGACACGCTATGCCGAATTGATTAATGGACGCTTTGCCATGATCGGGTTTGTTGCCCTGCTGATTTTGCAGTTTGTGACTCGTCAGGACTTCTTTACCTGGCTTGGCTTTTAA